A single region of the Thermococcus paralvinellae genome encodes:
- a CDS encoding 30S ribosomal protein S27e: MALPRGLIPMPRSRFLRVKCIDCGNEQIVFSNPATKVRCLVCGATLVEPTGGKGIIKAKILEVLE, translated from the coding sequence ATGGCACTTCCAAGGGGATTAATCCCAATGCCAAGGTCAAGGTTCCTTAGGGTTAAGTGCATTGACTGCGGCAATGAGCAGATTGTTTTCAGCAATCCAGCAACAAAAGTGAGATGCCTAGTTTGCGGTGCTACTCTTGTTGAGCCAACTGGTGGTAAGGGAATCATAAAGGCCAAGATATTAGAGGTTCTTGAGTGA
- a CDS encoding translation initiation factor IF-2 subunit alpha, with the protein MPRRAREFPEEGEFVIATVKSIHPYGAFLTLDEYPGKEGFMHISEVASTWVKNIRDYLKEGQKVVAKVIRVDPGKGHIDLSLKRVTQQQRKAKIQEFKRAQKAENLLKMAAEKLSKDFETAWREVWVPLEEEYGEVYAAFEDAAQNGIEVLKGLVPDEWLPILEEIIKSYVEIPTVTIDAEFEITVPKPNGIEIIKEALIRARDRANKEKDIEVKFTYQGAPRYRIDITAPDYYKAEEVLEDIAEEILRVIKKAGGEATLIRKEKRIKKIKRRGK; encoded by the coding sequence ATGCCAAGGAGAGCAAGAGAATTTCCTGAAGAGGGAGAATTTGTAATTGCAACTGTTAAGAGCATCCATCCTTATGGGGCATTCCTTACACTTGATGAGTATCCTGGAAAAGAGGGATTCATGCATATAAGCGAAGTAGCATCAACTTGGGTAAAGAACATAAGGGATTACCTTAAAGAGGGTCAAAAGGTAGTTGCAAAAGTGATCAGAGTTGACCCTGGGAAAGGGCATATTGATCTTAGCTTGAAACGTGTGACTCAGCAGCAGAGGAAGGCGAAGATTCAGGAGTTCAAGAGGGCTCAAAAGGCCGAGAATCTTCTAAAGATGGCAGCTGAAAAGCTCAGTAAGGACTTTGAGACAGCATGGAGGGAAGTTTGGGTGCCGCTTGAAGAGGAGTACGGGGAAGTGTATGCAGCCTTTGAAGATGCAGCTCAAAATGGAATTGAAGTCCTCAAGGGTTTAGTGCCAGATGAATGGCTCCCAATTCTGGAGGAGATAATTAAGAGCTATGTCGAAATTCCAACAGTTACAATTGATGCCGAATTTGAAATCACAGTTCCAAAGCCAAACGGTATTGAAATCATCAAGGAAGCGTTAATAAGGGCAAGGGACAGGGCAAATAAGGAGAAGGACATTGAGGTTAAGTTCACCTACCAAGGAGCACCGAGGTACAGGATTGACATCACTGCTCCAGACTATTACAAAGCCGAGGAAGTCCTTGAGGATATAGCAGAAGAAATACTCAGAGTGATTAAAAAGGCTGGTGGGGAGGCAACGCTAATTAGAAAAGAAAAGAGGATTAAGAAGATTAAGAGGAGAGGTAAATGA
- a CDS encoding RNA-protein complex protein Nop10 gives MRFRIRKCPKCGRYTLKETCPICGEKTKVAHPPRFSPEDPYGEYRRKLKRELLGIGRRSE, from the coding sequence ATGAGGTTCCGCATAAGAAAATGCCCTAAATGCGGAAGGTATACCCTAAAGGAGACATGCCCAATATGTGGTGAAAAAACTAAAGTAGCTCATCCTCCGAGGTTTTCGCCCGAAGATCCGTATGGGGAGTATCGTAGGAAGTTAAAGAGAGAACTTTTGGGTATTGGGAGGCGTTCAGAATGA
- a CDS encoding proteasome assembly chaperone family protein — protein MKETIVVAYERPDIYDPIFIEGLPGIGLVGKLAAEHLIQELNAKKFAELYSPHFMHQVLIKKDSTVDLMKNEFYYWKSPDDEHRDLIIITGDTQVPPTDSYGHFEVVGKMLDFVEQFGTREIITMGGYQVPELQGEPRVLASFTDLETKEKYKQILGDSVIFREDEGGAIVGAAGLLLGIGKLRGMRGACFLGESLGYIVDAKAAKSVLTVVAKVLNLEIDMTALDERAKETEEILRKVQEMQRAMFEQQLPQPGHEEEDRGYL, from the coding sequence ATGAAAGAAACAATAGTTGTTGCGTATGAGAGGCCAGATATTTACGACCCTATCTTTATTGAGGGTTTACCTGGAATTGGGTTAGTTGGAAAATTAGCAGCTGAGCATCTAATTCAAGAGCTTAACGCTAAGAAGTTTGCTGAGCTCTATTCCCCCCACTTTATGCACCAAGTTTTGATTAAAAAAGACTCAACCGTTGATTTGATGAAAAATGAATTCTACTACTGGAAGAGTCCAGATGACGAGCACAGGGACTTGATCATAATCACTGGAGATACCCAAGTACCCCCAACAGACAGCTACGGTCACTTTGAAGTGGTTGGAAAGATGCTTGACTTCGTTGAGCAGTTTGGAACAAGAGAGATAATAACAATGGGCGGTTATCAAGTTCCAGAGCTTCAAGGTGAGCCGAGAGTTTTGGCTTCATTCACGGATTTGGAAACAAAGGAGAAGTATAAGCAAATCCTTGGGGATTCTGTAATTTTCAGGGAAGATGAAGGAGGAGCGATCGTTGGAGCAGCAGGACTTTTGCTTGGTATAGGAAAGCTTAGAGGAATGAGAGGAGCATGTTTCCTTGGAGAGAGCTTGGGGTATATAGTGGATGCAAAAGCAGCTAAGTCAGTGTTAACAGTTGTAGCAAAGGTCCTCAACCTTGAGATTGATATGACTGCGCTTGATGAGAGAGCTAAGGAGACTGAAGAAATTCTCAGAAAGGTACAAGAAATGCAGAGAGCCATGTTTGAGCAACAATTGCCTCAGCCAGGTCATGAGGAAGAAGACAGAGGGTATTTGTGA
- a CDS encoding TIGR00375 family protein, whose translation MHVDADLHIHSRYSKAVSKLMIFPILAEYAKLKGLNVVGTGDILNRKWEEELLKHAEKVDEGTYEIKSVRFLLTAEVEDSKRVHHVLIFPSIDAVREMREHLRKYSRDIDTEGRPHLNLSGAEIADLANELDVLIGPAHSFTPWTALYKEYDSLEECYGNAKIHFLELGLSADSQMADMIKAHHKLTYLSNSDAHSPQPHRLGREFNRFEVKDATFEEIRKAILKRGGRKVILNAGLDPRLGKYHLTACSKCYTKYKLEDAKRLNWRCERCGGVIKKGVRDRILELADAEEKPKDRPPYLHLAPLAEIISMVTGKGVETKSVKAVWERLLKEFGSEIKVLVDAPIESIAQLIGEDIAKAIWAFRNEKLIVIPGGGGKYGEIKLPEEIRRAKIQDLNSVEVKQEDVYYKPKQASILSFLKKK comes from the coding sequence ATGCACGTAGATGCTGATTTGCACATACACTCACGATATTCAAAAGCAGTTTCAAAACTGATGATTTTCCCCATCCTTGCTGAGTATGCCAAACTTAAAGGACTTAATGTGGTTGGTACTGGGGATATTTTGAATCGTAAATGGGAAGAGGAGCTTTTAAAACATGCAGAAAAAGTTGATGAGGGAACATATGAGATTAAAAGCGTTAGATTCCTCCTCACAGCTGAAGTTGAAGACAGCAAAAGGGTTCACCATGTCCTGATTTTTCCGAGTATTGATGCAGTTAGAGAAATGCGCGAGCATTTGAGGAAGTATTCCAGAGACATAGATACCGAAGGCAGACCCCATCTGAACTTGAGTGGGGCAGAAATAGCGGATTTAGCTAATGAGCTTGATGTTTTGATTGGTCCGGCGCATAGTTTTACCCCGTGGACAGCTCTGTACAAGGAGTATGACAGCTTAGAAGAATGTTATGGAAACGCCAAAATACACTTCCTTGAGCTTGGGCTCTCAGCTGATTCACAAATGGCGGACATGATAAAAGCTCACCATAAGCTAACTTATTTATCAAATTCAGATGCCCACTCTCCCCAGCCCCACCGCTTGGGAAGAGAGTTCAACCGTTTTGAGGTTAAAGATGCAACTTTTGAAGAAATCAGAAAGGCAATTCTAAAGAGAGGCGGAAGGAAAGTAATCCTCAATGCGGGCTTAGATCCAAGATTGGGGAAGTATCACTTAACTGCCTGCTCCAAATGTTATACAAAATACAAGCTTGAAGATGCTAAGCGCTTGAACTGGAGATGCGAGCGCTGTGGAGGAGTCATAAAGAAAGGTGTGAGAGATAGAATTTTGGAACTTGCTGATGCCGAAGAAAAACCCAAAGACAGACCTCCCTATCTCCATTTAGCTCCTTTAGCAGAGATAATTTCAATGGTAACTGGCAAAGGTGTTGAAACCAAAAGTGTAAAGGCAGTTTGGGAGAGGCTTTTAAAGGAATTTGGCAGTGAAATTAAGGTTTTAGTTGATGCTCCAATTGAAAGCATAGCACAGCTCATTGGTGAAGACATAGCTAAAGCTATCTGGGCTTTCCGCAATGAGAAGCTCATAGTTATTCCGGGTGGAGGAGGTAAATACGGTGAAATTAAGCTTCCTGAAGAAATACGGAGAGCAAAAATTCAAGATTTAAACAGTGTTGAGGTTAAACAAGAAGATGTTTATTACAAACCAAAACAGGCTTCAATTCTGAGCTTTTTGAAAAAGAAATAA
- a CDS encoding membrane protein, which translates to MLKYLIIGVMFPVLAILFTKYLGEEYAWINRKIIHFSSVPAILFFREGLVTGKELAAVVMLFAIGQLLTHLMNKELSWYQIRNNYGEVFYCIMFSAMALFMDVNYASAIMLVMAISDGITGVLRFYYFRKNGFNVKLRKHWIGSVGYIVSAVIIAFLILPQLNILMKIAWSVILMLAEYQKVIDDNVAVPVVAVLIKPLFLA; encoded by the coding sequence ATGCTAAAATACTTGATAATTGGTGTCATGTTCCCAGTACTGGCAATCCTGTTCACAAAGTACCTCGGAGAAGAGTATGCCTGGATAAACAGAAAAATAATACACTTCAGCAGTGTTCCTGCAATTCTATTCTTTAGAGAAGGTTTAGTCACTGGAAAGGAACTTGCCGCAGTAGTTATGCTCTTTGCAATTGGACAGTTACTTACCCATCTCATGAACAAAGAGCTTTCTTGGTATCAGATAAGAAACAACTACGGGGAAGTGTTCTATTGCATTATGTTCTCTGCCATGGCTCTATTTATGGACGTCAATTATGCATCAGCAATAATGCTTGTGATGGCAATAAGTGATGGAATTACAGGTGTGCTAAGGTTCTACTACTTCAGAAAGAATGGATTTAACGTTAAGCTCAGGAAACACTGGATAGGAAGCGTTGGTTACATTGTAAGTGCAGTCATAATTGCCTTTTTAATCTTGCCACAACTGAACATCTTGATGAAAATTGCATGGTCAGTTATCTTAATGCTTGCAGAATACCAAAAAGTGATAGACGACAATGTTGCTGTACCAGTAGTTGCTGTTCTCATAAAACCACTCTTTTTGGCGTGA